A region of Phocoena phocoena chromosome 17, mPhoPho1.1, whole genome shotgun sequence DNA encodes the following proteins:
- the TRMT12 gene encoding tRNA wybutosine-synthesizing protein 2 homolog, translated as MDRAGGKSAAVVAVVTEPRFTQRYREYLEKQELLERQHRVEKMPDGTVALPVLGEALTEQHLRELRNRVAPGSTCVVTQLLNPVPSKKVQACSPVQRLRLEVSRWVEGRGVTWSAQLEADLPRSWQRHGDLLLLSEDCFQAKQWRNLEPELWETVASALGVQRLAKRGRVSPDGTRTPAVNLLLGDHGWVEHVDNGIRYKFDVTQCMFSFGNITEKLRVASLPCAGEVLVDLYAGIGYFTLPFLVHAGAAFVHACEWNPHAVVALRNNLELNGVADRCQIHFGDNRKLKLSNIADRVNLGLIPSSEEGWPIACQTLRQDAGGILHIHQNVESFPGKTLQPPGSSEMEKEYWSSPQQMITNQLKNGAASDSRRKMLSAATKPEWQRWAEAAETRIATLLQQVYGKPWKTQILHIQPVKSYAPHVDHIVLDLECRPCPLVG; from the coding sequence ATGGACAGAGCAGGCGGGAAGTCCGCGGCTGTTGTCGCAGTTGTGACTGAACCTCGGTTTACCCAGCGATACAGGGAATATCTCGAGAAGCAGGAACTCCTGGAGAGACAGCACCGTGTGGAAAAGATGCCGGATGGCACCGTGGCGCTACCGGTGCTGGGAGAGGCCCTCACTGAGCAGCACCTGCGGGAGCTGAGGAATCGTGTGGCTCCAGGCAGCACCTGTGTGGTAACGCAGCTCCTGAATCCTGTTCCTTCAAAGAAGGTCCAGGCTTGTTCACCTGTCCAGAGGCTGCGTCTTGAGGTGAGTCGCTGGGTAGAGGGCCGCGGAGTGACGTGGTCAGCTCAGCTGGAGGCTGATCTGCCCCGATCTTGGCAACGACATGGCGACCTCTTGTTGCTGAGTGAAGACTGTTTCCAAGCCAAGCAATGGAGAAACTTGGAACCAGAACTCTGGGAGACGGTTGCCTCGGCACTAGGCGTCCAGCGTTTGGCCAAACGAGGGCGGGTGTCACCGGATGGCACTCGAACTCCAGCAGTGAATCTGCTGCTGGGCGACCATGGCTGGGTGGAGCATGTGGATAATGGGATCCGATATAAGTTTGACGTGACCCAGTGCATGTTCTCCTTCGGAAACATCACTGAGAAGCTTCGTGTGGCATCGCTGCCCTGTGCTGGAGAAGTGCTGGTGGATCTGTATGCAGGGATTGGTTATTTTACCTTGCCTTTCCTAGTTCATGCTGGTGCAGCCTTCGTCCATGCCTGCGAGTGGAACCCCCATGCTGTAGTTGCTCTGAGAAATAACCTTGAGCTCAATGGAGTAGCTGATCGATGCCAGATACACTTTGGGGATAACAGAAAACTGAAACTCTCAAACATTGCAGACAGGGTGAACCTGGGGCTTATTCCCAGCTCTGAAGAAGGCTGGCCCATTGCCTGCCAAACGCTAAGACAGGATGCTGGAGGTATTTTGCATATTCACCAAAATGTGGAATCTTTCCCAGGGAAGACTCTCCAGCCTCCTGGAAGcagtgaaatggaaaaggagTATTGGTCTTCTCCTCAGCAAATGATCACCAaccagttgaaaaatggagctgccaGTGATTCTAGGAGAAAAATGCTGTCAGCCGCCACCAAGCCGGAGTGGCAAAGGTGGGCAGAAGCTGCAGAAACTCGAATTGCCACTCTTCTTCAACAGGTGTACGGGAAACCGTGGAAGACGCAAATCCTGCACATCCAACCAGTGAAATCCTATGCTCCCCACGTGGATCACATAGTCCTGGATCTGGAATGCCGCCCCTGTCCTCTAGTTGGCTAG